Genomic DNA from Neisseria lisongii:
CAATCCAAAGACTTAGAAGCCAGCATGCGCTTTACCTTGGAAGTACGCCAAGTCAGCGACTTACCCAGAGTACTCGCCAGCCTCAGCGATGTCAAAGGAGTATTGAGCGTTACACGGTTGTAGGATTGGGAGAATAAAAGGCCGTCTGAAAAATCGCTTTTCAGACGGCCTTGTTGTTCAATTTAAGCGTTGCCGGTCAATACCGGCGTTGCTGTTTATTGCTGGCGGGCGGCGTTGATGGCGTTTTGATCGGGGTTGATCAATACTTCTACGCGGCGGTTTTGGGCGCGGCCTTCAGGGGTGGCGTTGGAAGCCACCGGTTGGCGGGAGCCGTGGCCGACTGAGGTCAGGCGGTAGGCGGCTACGCCTCGGGATTGCAGGTAGCCGGAAACGGCTTGGGCGCGGCGTTGCGACAGGGGTTCGTTGATGGCATCGGAACCGGTGTTGTCGGTGTGGCCGGCAACGGTCAGGGTGGTGTCGGGGTATTGCACCAGTGTTTGGGCGGCGGTGGCCAAGGCGTTTTGGGCGGCACCGCTCAGTGAGGCGCTGTTGGTGTCGAAGGTTACGCTTTCAGGCATAACCAGTTTGATTTGGTTGCCTTGGCGTTCAACGGCTACGTTGGTGTTGGCCAGACTTTGGCGCAGTTTTTGTTCTTGGTAGTCCATATAGCCGCCTACGCCTGCACCCAATGCGCCGCAGGCAAGGGCTGAGTTACGTGCGCCTTTGCTGCCGTTGGTCAGTGCGCCGACAATGCCGCATACGGCTGCGCCGCCGAGGCTGTAAACGGCGGTTTTGCTGGCGGAAGACTGGCCGGTCATGGGGTCGGTTACGCAGCCTGCGAGTGCGAGAGGGGCGGCCAATACGGCAACGGTCAGGGGTTTCAAGATGTTCATGTGTTTTCCTTTATGGTGCGGCGGCAAGGCCGTCTGAAAATCGGGGGCAACGCCGATGGCGGGCTGCCGTTGGTTTGTGGGGCTTATCATAGCCAACATTATTGTCGGGCTGCAGCCGGTTTAACCGGATATTACACAGTTATTCACTGCGCTAACATTCAGCGTCGTTTCCGGCGCAAACGCCAGCGTTTGTAGCGGCTCAGAAACATCCATTTCAGCCGCAGCTTGACATCGTAGCCGACCGAGCCTGCGCCCAGAATCAGCAGCACTGAAGCGACGGGCAAGGCAAAATGGTGGCCGATTGCCTGATAGCCCCATGCGCCGACCACGCCGCCGACCAGAAATGCCAGCATCATGCCGCACAATAATTTAATTTTCGGTTTGTTGGCATGGACATAGCGCAATTTCGGGTTGTGCTGCTTGGAATAATACAGCACTTTGGACAATTCGATGCCCAAATCGGTTGCCGAACCGGTCATGTGCGTGGAGCGGATGGCACCGCCCGAAAGCATGGTCATCACGGTATTGTGCATACCCATAATGAAACACAGTAAAAACAGGGCCAGCGAAGGCAAGACCAGTTCGCCCCAATCGATTTTCCAATGCAGCGCCG
This window encodes:
- a CDS encoding OmpA family protein codes for the protein MNILKPLTVAVLAAPLALAGCVTDPMTGQSSASKTAVYSLGGAAVCGIVGALTNGSKGARNSALACGALGAGVGGYMDYQEQKLRQSLANTNVAVERQGNQIKLVMPESVTFDTNSASLSGAAQNALATAAQTLVQYPDTTLTVAGHTDNTGSDAINEPLSQRRAQAVSGYLQSRGVAAYRLTSVGHGSRQPVASNATPEGRAQNRRVEVLINPDQNAINAARQQ
- a CDS encoding YoaK family protein, with product MSKQHSGSRHEPRRVSFWQADRPYLHEQNISDARFRFLGYIMAFLAGAINAGGFFALARYTSHVTGSMSLLADMLYLGEWGVSLVIFISVLSFVAGAMHASWVVFWAQAQRFRGSFGFSLWLEAVYLMIFGLFGVSALHWKIDWGELVLPSLALFLLCFIMGMHNTVMTMLSGGAIRSTHMTGSATDLGIELSKVLYYSKQHNPKLRYVHANKPKIKLLCGMMLAFLVGGVVGAWGYQAIGHHFALPVASVLLILGAGSVGYDVKLRLKWMFLSRYKRWRLRRKRR